The genomic window TTTCGCTGCAAAAGCACCTGACTTTACAATTACTGATTACAACAACAAAGTTCATCACTTGTATTCAGATTATTTAAATCAGGATAAAGTGGTGGTGCTCAAGCTTTTCTTTGTGGATTGCCCTCCTTGCAATTCTATTGCGACTTATGTTCAGGAAGCTTATGTAAGATGGGGAGCAGGTCAAGGCAAAGTACAGTTCATTGAACTTAGCACTCAAACTTGGGACAATAACTCTTATGTCAAGTCATATGCTCAAAAGCATGGCATTACTTTCCCGGGTGCAGGCAACGATGGAGGCTCAATAACAGCAGTTGCTCCGTATAAAAGTGGCACATTTGGGCAGTATTATGGCACACCAACCTTTGTAGTCATATCTCCAGATGGTGAGGTCAACTTTGATGTAAAATTTGCTTCATCAAATCAGGCCCCTCTTGACACAGCCATAGCTCAAGCCTTGAGAACTGGAGGAAACAACGGTGGCAACCCCGGAGAATGTGTTTATGCATTCACGAGTAGCGTGTTAACAAGTTACAATCCGTCCTCGATTCAACTCGTAGACCTACAGAATGGAAATCCTTCATGGGATCTTCCTAATGGATCCTATAACTGTGAGTTTCCTCTTTCACAAAATGTAAACGGATACTATGTTCAAGCGTTTCCACCTAGTGATTTTTCTGACCTTAGGGCTGGAGTTTCCACAGCTGATATTGTATTAATTCAGAAAGACATCTTAGGAATTTCAAAATTGAATAATCTGCAAAAAATCGTGGCAGATGTAAACAATTCAAATAGCGTTTCAGCTTCAGATATTAGTGTTATACGAAAATTGATTCTTGGCTTGACAAACAATTTTCCTAAGTTGACAGCCTCACACATAGCCCTTTTCAATCCCTTTGCAACAGGTGGCATAGCATCAGATAAAGTAAAATTGACTAGCTTTATAAATACTGCTCCAAACCTGGAAATTGGAGTTGGGAAATTCGGTGACGTCACTGACGCCCGATCATTCAGACCAGGTGTAATCTCGCGTTCATCAGGACAGGAATTCAACATGAGGCTGGTTACTTCTTTGACCAATCATGGAACCTACAAATATCAGGTTTACTTAGAACAAGAAAATCTGAATATCTTATCATTGCAGTTTTATTTGAAGTGTGATAAACCACCGTTTGCGTCAAATTTGAATGTGGTTGGTTATGGTGACATCAACTCTCAAACTTTCTTCGTGAATCTAAATTTTAAAAAACCCACAGGAGAAAACTTTATCGCAGGAGTGTGGGCTTCACCTTTAGTAAAAACGGTTTTATTGCCAAGATCTTTAATGTTATTTGAATTTGAAAGTAGCTCGTTTCTTCATTTTAGTATGGGAAACGAGTCTGCAATCAGAAATGAGGTAATTTTCAAAGAAAGCCCGGATGCGATTCAAGAGTATTTTACAGACAATATTATTCTGCAAAATGAATATACAGGTGATGTTCAATATAAAAGGTTTTTGGTATCCAACAGCGACCACCAGGTTCACATAGAGTCTAAAGATGCAGAATCTTTCATCAAAAGTGTCGGAATATCAGACTTACGTGCTGGATTAGTATCAGCTGCCGAGATGCCTCCACACACCAAGACTATAAAACAAGATATTACTAGCTTACCTGCAGGATGTTATTTGATTTCAATTGTAGGTTCTAATGGCTTCCACGAAGTACACAAAATTGTCAAGTACTAATTGAATGACAGCGAAGAAGT from Saprospiraceae bacterium includes these protein-coding regions:
- a CDS encoding redoxin domain-containing protein; the protein is MKSLLYVICFCFPVLIFAAKAPDFTITDYNNKVHHLYSDYLNQDKVVVLKLFFVDCPPCNSIATYVQEAYVRWGAGQGKVQFIELSTQTWDNNSYVKSYAQKHGITFPGAGNDGGSITAVAPYKSGTFGQYYGTPTFVVISPDGEVNFDVKFASSNQAPLDTAIAQALRTGGNNGGNPGECVYAFTSSVLTSYNPSSIQLVDLQNGNPSWDLPNGSYNCEFPLSQNVNGYYVQAFPPSDFSDLRAGVSTADIVLIQKDILGISKLNNLQKIVADVNNSNSVSASDISVIRKLILGLTNNFPKLTASHIALFNPFATGGIASDKVKLTSFINTAPNLEIGVGKFGDVTDARSFRPGVISRSSGQEFNMRLVTSLTNHGTYKYQVYLEQENLNILSLQFYLKCDKPPFASNLNVVGYGDINSQTFFVNLNFKKPTGENFIAGVWASPLVKTVLLPRSLMLFEFESSSFLHFSMGNESAIRNEVIFKESPDAIQEYFTDNIILQNEYTGDVQYKRFLVSNSDHQVHIESKDAESFIKSVGISDLRAGLVSAAEMPPHTKTIKQDITSLPAGCYLISIVGSNGFHEVHKIVKY